A window of the Gemmatirosa kalamazoonensis genome harbors these coding sequences:
- a CDS encoding ComEC/Rec2 family competence protein: MRRSPLVIAAVLAAVVIVGVVLARRASHRTAVVTTGPGGGTSLGGPTAPGDLVIRMLDVGQGDATLITNGGSVALVDGGPDQNALGARLDALGLGHDTTIDVVVLSHAHADHYMGLRELFASRRRLKVRYVFENRDASTNRTLATLRDSIIARARRGELTYRDSDDPCGDGRPVCTITMRGGARLEVVRPDPSSKDPNDRSTAVKIVAADSSRFTMWLAGDAEREELAWFDQVGYPTQPGMRADVLKADHHGSCNGVTAHYLAEVHPRRVLVSVGAENDYGHMHEQAKAAYRAAGVPWYRTDRNGTITVRVPAAGGAFTVTPEHPGESLDGQSDRASTSGECRSMTGDEAPNAQRPRRRRRP, encoded by the coding sequence GTGCGACGCTCCCCACTCGTCATCGCCGCGGTGCTCGCCGCCGTGGTCATCGTCGGCGTCGTGCTCGCCCGCCGCGCGTCGCATCGCACCGCGGTCGTGACGACCGGCCCCGGCGGCGGCACGTCGTTAGGCGGCCCGACCGCGCCGGGCGACCTCGTGATCCGCATGCTCGACGTCGGTCAGGGCGACGCCACGCTGATCACGAACGGCGGCAGCGTCGCCCTCGTCGACGGTGGTCCGGACCAGAACGCGCTCGGCGCGCGCCTGGACGCGCTCGGCCTCGGCCACGACACGACGATCGACGTCGTCGTCCTGTCGCACGCGCACGCCGATCACTACATGGGGCTGCGCGAGCTGTTCGCGTCCAGGCGGCGGCTGAAGGTCCGCTACGTGTTCGAGAACCGCGACGCGTCGACGAACCGCACGCTCGCCACGCTGCGCGACTCCATCATCGCCCGCGCGCGCCGCGGCGAGCTGACCTACCGCGACAGCGACGACCCGTGCGGCGATGGGCGGCCGGTGTGCACGATCACCATGCGGGGGGGCGCGCGTCTCGAGGTCGTGCGCCCCGACCCGTCGTCGAAGGACCCGAACGATCGCTCCACCGCGGTGAAGATCGTCGCCGCCGACTCGTCGCGGTTCACGATGTGGCTCGCCGGCGACGCCGAGCGCGAGGAGCTCGCGTGGTTCGACCAGGTCGGCTATCCCACGCAGCCCGGCATGCGCGCGGACGTGCTGAAGGCCGACCACCACGGCAGCTGCAACGGCGTCACCGCGCACTACCTGGCCGAGGTGCATCCGCGCCGCGTGCTCGTGTCGGTGGGCGCGGAGAACGACTACGGGCACATGCACGAGCAGGCGAAGGCCGCCTACCGCGCCGCCGGCGTGCCCTGGTACCGCACCGATCGCAACGGCACCATCACCGTGCGCGTGCCCGCCGCGGGCGGCGCGTTCACCGTGACGCCCGAGCACCCCGGCGAGAGCCTCGACGGCCAGTCGGACCGCGCGTCGACGAGCGGGGAGTGCCGCTCCATGACCGGCGACGAGGCGCCTAACGCTCAGCGGCCGCGACGGCGGCGGCGTCCATGA
- a CDS encoding sigma-70 family RNA polymerase sigma factor → MTERDDYEALFLSHLPFLERALDAVARVLGMRDGDAEEFASWAKERLWEGDYRILRKWRGESRLTTYLTTVVTTLGREFRVKQWGRWRPSAAAQHNGPLAVRLETLVYRDGLRLEEAAELLRTRGETEASDHDLAVLLARLPARARPRRGDERDVSLDGLPASTVADDRVDSAESLAERRTAYEAMYEAIRRLEPLEQVVIRMHFLEGRSLADVARALDVPQKPLYRMKDRALATLAHHLTTAGITREQVRDLLGGSLPADAPETDAGRGNSLGSWPSKRSCDSSPETEGSGSSTSSSDRSGGRHP, encoded by the coding sequence ATGACGGAGCGCGACGACTACGAGGCGCTGTTCCTCTCCCACTTGCCGTTCCTCGAGCGCGCGCTCGACGCCGTCGCCCGCGTGCTCGGGATGCGCGACGGTGACGCCGAGGAGTTCGCATCGTGGGCGAAGGAGCGCCTCTGGGAGGGCGACTACCGCATCCTCCGCAAGTGGCGCGGCGAGAGCCGGCTCACGACGTACCTCACGACCGTCGTCACGACGCTCGGCCGCGAGTTCCGCGTCAAGCAGTGGGGACGCTGGCGTCCCTCCGCCGCGGCGCAGCACAACGGACCGCTCGCCGTGCGCCTCGAGACGCTCGTCTACCGTGACGGACTGCGGCTCGAGGAAGCCGCGGAGCTGCTGCGCACCCGCGGCGAGACCGAGGCCTCCGACCACGACCTCGCCGTGCTGCTCGCGCGCTTGCCCGCGCGCGCACGACCGCGTCGCGGCGACGAGCGCGACGTGTCGCTCGACGGCCTCCCCGCGTCGACCGTCGCCGACGACCGGGTCGACTCGGCGGAGAGCCTCGCCGAGCGGCGCACGGCGTACGAGGCGATGTACGAGGCGATCCGCCGGCTCGAGCCGCTGGAGCAGGTCGTCATCCGCATGCACTTTCTCGAAGGACGCAGTCTCGCCGACGTGGCGCGTGCGCTCGACGTGCCGCAGAAGCCGTTGTACCGCATGAAGGACCGCGCGCTGGCGACGCTGGCGCACCACCTGACCACGGCCGGCATCACGCGCGAGCAGGTGCGCGACCTGCTCGGCGGCTCGCTCCCCGCCGACGCGCCGGAGACGGACGCGGGTCGCGGGAACTCGCTCGGGTCGTGGCCCTCTAAGCGTTCATGCGACTCGAGCCCGGAGACCGAGGGGAGTGGCTCGTCCACGTCCTCGTCCGATCGGTCGGGAGGTCGGCATCCATGA
- a CDS encoding fatty acid desaturase, whose product MSAILSPERPAARHRPTRPDHSVKQVRDTLPHDARERSAAAGVACFVVSALGWMATAAWMALAPTWWMRVLLAVANGLAAGVLFVVGHDACHGSLTPNARLNAWLGRAAFLPSLHPFVAWAHSHNALHHGWTNLRGKDPVYAPLTLEEYRALGPWRRTLERAYRSWYGVGLLYVLEIWWPLEMRPSAEHRAHIDRRGSFAADRALVLAFVALHAAALAALARWGGAPLGAACGIAVLGLVVPFAAFAWLMGFATFQHHTHPRVLWYDDEREWSYFRSQVQGTVHVEFPAWADALLHHIMDHTAHHVDTRVPLYRLKDAQRAVEAAFGEANVITERFTLAGTRRTFRTCQLYDYRAHRWLTFDGVPTTAERRLDEEARASA is encoded by the coding sequence ATGTCCGCAATCCTCTCGCCCGAACGCCCTGCCGCGCGCCACCGACCGACGCGCCCCGATCACTCCGTGAAGCAGGTGCGCGACACGCTGCCGCACGACGCGCGCGAGCGCTCGGCGGCGGCCGGCGTCGCGTGCTTCGTGGTGAGCGCGCTCGGGTGGATGGCGACGGCGGCGTGGATGGCGCTCGCGCCGACGTGGTGGATGCGCGTCCTGCTCGCGGTGGCGAACGGACTCGCCGCGGGGGTGCTGTTCGTCGTCGGCCACGACGCGTGCCACGGCAGCCTCACGCCTAACGCGCGGCTCAACGCGTGGCTCGGCCGCGCGGCGTTCCTGCCGAGCCTCCACCCGTTCGTGGCGTGGGCGCACTCGCACAACGCGCTGCACCACGGCTGGACGAACCTGCGCGGCAAGGACCCGGTGTACGCGCCGCTCACGCTGGAGGAGTACCGCGCGCTGGGCCCGTGGCGCCGCACGCTGGAGCGCGCGTACCGGTCGTGGTACGGCGTGGGACTGCTGTACGTCCTCGAGATCTGGTGGCCGCTGGAGATGCGGCCGAGCGCCGAGCACCGCGCGCACATCGACCGCCGCGGCTCGTTCGCGGCCGACCGCGCGCTCGTGCTGGCGTTCGTGGCGCTGCACGCGGCGGCGCTCGCGGCGCTCGCGCGGTGGGGCGGCGCGCCGCTCGGCGCGGCGTGCGGCATCGCGGTGCTCGGCCTCGTGGTGCCGTTCGCCGCGTTCGCGTGGCTCATGGGGTTCGCGACGTTCCAGCACCACACGCACCCGCGCGTGCTGTGGTACGACGACGAGCGCGAATGGAGCTACTTCCGGTCGCAGGTGCAGGGCACGGTGCACGTGGAGTTCCCGGCGTGGGCCGACGCGCTGCTGCACCACATCATGGACCACACCGCGCACCACGTCGACACGCGGGTGCCGCTGTACCGGTTGAAGGACGCGCAGCGCGCGGTGGAGGCGGCGTTCGGCGAGGCGAACGTGATCACGGAGCGGTTCACGCTCGCCGGCACGCGGCGGACGTTCCGCACGTGCCAGCTGTACGACTACCGCGCGCACCGCTGGCTGACGTTCGACGGTGTGCCGACGACAGCCGAGCGACGGCTGGACGAGGAGGCGCGCGCGTCGGCCTAA
- the tkt gene encoding transketolase, translated as MATATTPQTPTTDAALEQLCINTIRTLAMDAVQKAESGHPGTPMALAPLAYVLWTRHLRHNPVDPGWPDRDRFVLSCGHASMLLYSLLYLSGYDLTLDDLKQFRQWESKTPGHPEYSYTPGVETTTGPLGQGVANAVGFAVAEAHLAAVFNRDDARLVDHHTYFICSDGDLMEGISHEASSFAGHNRLGKLIGFYDDNKITIDGSTDLAYSDDAGKRFEAYGWHVQHIDDVNDLDAVDRAIHAAKGEPDRPSMIVCKTVIGYGSPHKAGTAKAHGEALGEEEVKLTKQNLGWPSTEPFFVPDEALAEWRKAIPRGAELQAEWERKRNAYAAAHPDLIAEFDRRWRGELPAGWQDAIPSFTAENGNVASRAASGIVLNAIAAKVPELIGGSADLAPSTNTLLKGSGAFGPNDHAGRNFHWGIREHGMGGIMNGMALHGGIIPYGATFLIFSDYMKPSVRLAAFMHRHLVYVYTHDSIGLGEDGPTHQPIEQLVSLRSIPNMTVIRPADANETAEAWRFALKHTDGPVALVLTRQKLGFIDRAKYASAAGLDRGAYVLGDSEGGAPEVVLISSGSEVALVLEAREKLAAQGIRARAVSAPSLEVFGRQGAAYIAEVLPAGVPRVAIEAAHPMAWYRWIGDDGVVLGLTRFGASAPYQTVYKELGITVDKLVETAASLARKA; from the coding sequence GTGGCCACCGCCACCACGCCCCAGACGCCGACGACCGACGCCGCGCTCGAGCAGCTCTGCATCAACACCATCCGCACGCTCGCGATGGATGCCGTGCAGAAGGCCGAGTCGGGGCACCCCGGCACGCCGATGGCCCTCGCGCCGCTCGCCTACGTGCTGTGGACGCGCCACCTGCGGCACAACCCGGTCGATCCGGGATGGCCCGACCGCGACCGCTTCGTGCTGTCGTGCGGCCATGCGTCGATGCTGCTCTACTCGCTGCTCTATCTCAGCGGCTACGACCTCACGCTCGACGACCTGAAGCAGTTCCGGCAGTGGGAGAGCAAGACGCCGGGCCATCCCGAGTACTCCTACACGCCGGGCGTCGAGACGACGACGGGTCCGTTAGGCCAGGGCGTCGCGAACGCGGTCGGCTTCGCGGTCGCGGAGGCGCATCTCGCCGCCGTGTTCAACCGCGACGACGCGCGGCTCGTCGACCACCACACGTACTTCATCTGCAGCGACGGCGATCTCATGGAGGGGATCTCCCACGAGGCGTCGTCGTTCGCGGGGCACAACCGGCTCGGGAAGCTCATCGGCTTCTACGACGACAACAAGATCACGATCGACGGCTCGACCGACCTCGCGTACAGCGACGACGCCGGCAAGCGCTTCGAGGCGTACGGCTGGCACGTGCAGCACATCGACGACGTGAACGACCTCGACGCCGTCGACCGCGCGATCCACGCGGCGAAGGGAGAGCCCGACCGCCCGTCGATGATCGTGTGCAAGACCGTCATCGGCTACGGCAGCCCGCACAAGGCCGGCACGGCGAAGGCGCACGGCGAGGCGCTCGGCGAGGAGGAGGTCAAGCTCACGAAGCAGAACCTCGGCTGGCCGTCGACGGAGCCGTTCTTCGTTCCCGACGAGGCGCTCGCCGAGTGGCGCAAGGCGATCCCGCGCGGCGCCGAGCTGCAGGCGGAGTGGGAGCGGAAGCGCAACGCGTACGCCGCCGCGCATCCGGATCTCATCGCGGAGTTCGACCGGCGCTGGCGCGGCGAGCTCCCCGCCGGCTGGCAGGACGCGATCCCGAGCTTCACCGCGGAGAACGGCAACGTCGCCAGCCGCGCCGCGAGCGGCATCGTGCTGAACGCGATCGCCGCGAAGGTCCCGGAGCTGATCGGCGGCAGCGCCGACCTCGCGCCGTCGACGAACACGCTGCTGAAGGGCTCCGGCGCGTTCGGGCCTAACGACCACGCGGGGCGGAACTTCCACTGGGGCATCCGCGAGCACGGCATGGGCGGCATCATGAACGGCATGGCGCTGCACGGCGGGATCATCCCGTACGGCGCGACGTTCCTCATCTTCTCCGACTACATGAAGCCGTCGGTGCGCCTCGCCGCGTTCATGCACCGGCACCTCGTCTACGTCTACACGCACGACTCCATCGGGCTCGGCGAGGACGGGCCCACGCACCAGCCGATCGAGCAGCTCGTGTCGCTCCGCTCGATCCCGAACATGACCGTCATCCGGCCCGCCGACGCGAACGAGACGGCGGAGGCGTGGCGCTTCGCGCTGAAGCACACGGACGGCCCGGTCGCGCTCGTGCTGACGCGTCAGAAGCTCGGCTTCATCGACCGCGCGAAGTACGCGAGCGCCGCGGGGCTCGACCGCGGCGCCTACGTGCTCGGTGACAGCGAAGGAGGGGCGCCCGAGGTCGTGCTGATCTCGAGCGGCTCGGAGGTCGCGCTCGTCCTCGAGGCGCGCGAGAAGCTCGCCGCCCAGGGGATCCGCGCCCGCGCCGTGAGCGCGCCGTCGCTCGAGGTCTTCGGCCGCCAGGGCGCCGCGTACATCGCCGAGGTGCTGCCGGCCGGCGTGCCGCGCGTCGCCATCGAGGCCGCGCACCCGATGGCGTGGTACCGGTGGATCGGCGACGACGGCGTGGTCCTCGGCCTCACCCGCTTCGGCGCCTCGGCGCCCTACCAGACCGTGTACAAGGAGCTCGGCATCACGGTGGACAAGCTGGTCGAGACCGCCGCGTCCCTCGCACGGAAAGCGTGA